The following are from one region of the Leucobacter sp. Psy1 genome:
- the ppgK gene encoding polyphosphate--glucose phosphotransferase: MEQHTGESTELAIGIDVGGTGIKGAAVDIATGEKLTKRHKSLTPEGGMPDAVAASVAEMVSAIRDELDENGILDRSVTPKIGVTLPGVVQHGIMRTAANIDQSWIDLDAVALMSDAIGSPAYVVNDADAAGIAESAFGAVAGCSGVTLVFTFGTGIGAALIHDGVLVPNFELGHLDLGEHRNYERYASPKNIEREGISLSEWAERVRAYIVHIEQLFWPDRIVIGGSISKSSDEYLPFASVRAEVIPAHFRNNAGIVGAARLAAR, translated from the coding sequence ATGGAACAGCACACGGGAGAGTCGACGGAGCTCGCGATCGGCATCGACGTCGGCGGCACCGGCATCAAAGGGGCGGCGGTCGACATCGCCACGGGCGAGAAGCTGACGAAGCGTCACAAGTCGCTCACTCCCGAGGGCGGCATGCCCGACGCGGTCGCCGCGAGCGTTGCCGAGATGGTCTCAGCGATCCGCGACGAACTCGATGAGAACGGCATCCTGGACAGGTCAGTCACCCCGAAGATCGGCGTGACTCTCCCCGGCGTCGTGCAGCACGGCATCATGCGCACCGCCGCCAACATCGATCAGAGCTGGATCGATCTCGACGCCGTCGCGCTCATGTCGGATGCGATCGGCTCGCCCGCGTACGTGGTGAACGACGCCGACGCCGCCGGCATCGCAGAGAGCGCGTTCGGTGCCGTCGCCGGATGCTCCGGCGTGACCCTCGTGTTCACGTTCGGCACGGGAATCGGCGCGGCGCTCATCCACGACGGCGTCCTGGTGCCCAACTTCGAGCTCGGACACCTCGACCTCGGCGAGCACCGCAACTACGAACGGTACGCGTCGCCGAAGAACATCGAGCGCGAGGGCATCTCGCTCAGCGAGTGGGCGGAGCGCGTGCGCGCGTACATCGTGCACATCGAGCAGCTCTTCTGGCCCGATCGCATCGTCATCGGCGGCAGCATCAGCAAGTCGAGCGACGAGTACCTCCCCTTCGCCAGCGTGCGGGCCGAGGTCATTCCGGCGCACTTCCGCAACAACGCGGGCATCGTGGGTGCCGCTCGGCTCGCTGCGCGCTGA
- the hrpA gene encoding ATP-dependent RNA helicase HrpA: MSIEFPEELPVSQMREEIAAAISEHQVVIVAGETGSGKTTQLPKIALDLGRERIAHTQPRRIAARTIAERVAEELGSELGGLVGYQVRFTDRVSEETRIRLMTDGILLNAIHRDRDLSAYDTIIIDEAHERSLNIDFLLGYLRTLLPRRPDLKVIITSATIDPESFARHFADPTTGEPAPVIEVSGRTYPVEIRYRPLTREREVQRKNGTAETITEERDLFEGIGDAVAELTREEPGDILVFLSGEAEIRDAADALGGRLRGTRTEILPLYGRLSAAEQHRVFEPGKPGHRRVVLATNVAETSLTVPGIRYVVDAGTARISRYSSRSKVQRLPIEAISQASANQRSGRSGRTSPGIAIRLYGEDDYLTRPEFTDPEITRTGLASVILQMLSLDLGEVADFPFLTPPDPRGVADGLGLLTELGAVAPAGTGDGGRDGGRGKARRRGSGTKPARHRITKIGRELSRLPIEPRFARMVVEARRHGVVPEVLAIVAGLTVQDVRERPAEVRGRADELHARFADPQGDLMTLLNLWNYLQEQQRERSSSSFRRMCKAEYLNFLRVREWMDLVRQIERIARGPRGARVEGGAGTEGGEGSGGIGDAVHRSVLAGLLSQLGVRDDRQDRGAPRASGGRGAPKRRPAQEYLGSRGTRFVLYPGSVLAKKPPEVVMSVELVETSRLFARSNAVVNPEWAEELAGPLAKRQISEPRWEKSQGAAVAYERVTLYGVPIVSQRRVQLSRFDEAHARELFIRHALVDGDWDSQQAFDRANRQLRRELEQLEERTRRRDLVTDDDAIYAFYDARIPAHVTSTRSFEGWWKEAQRKTPNLLKLRREDLLEDAEAEVDEREFPREWRSGDQKLRLKYRFDPTADDDGVTVTVPLPLLPRLDGAEFEQLVPGLRQELVTALLKTLPKAIRKHVVPAADWARTLLEAVGPRLDAAGPGGGAGQDPATGLTALLAAEIQRRTSVRVSPDDFDPQRLPAHLTPTFRVIDGRGRTVGTGKDLRELQRAHQSQATAGVARVAAAAMPKSDLEQTGATSWVFGDIPQHVDSTYAKGKRGTGSGVVRAYPALVDRRKHVDLALVADAEEQARLSRRGLRRLVALSSPSPASYVRDHLSNQEKLLLGAGPYRSLDETIADVSLAVADAVIRRHAPDGLVWSERAFQALADDYARSLIDEIYRAIALTARVLDGARLARKAVEGAKSLQVLGQVAGAAQQIDGLVYPGFVSRTGLAQLERLPVYLEAVRLRMEALTGDAGRDRVRQNDVDRALAAFADAGGKIPLPPDAPERLTRARWLIEELRVSLFAQQLRTAEPVSLARVQRALA, translated from the coding sequence ATGAGCATCGAGTTCCCGGAGGAGCTGCCCGTCAGCCAGATGCGGGAGGAGATCGCGGCTGCGATCTCGGAGCACCAGGTCGTGATCGTCGCCGGCGAGACCGGGTCGGGCAAGACCACCCAGTTGCCGAAGATCGCACTGGATCTCGGGCGCGAGCGCATCGCGCACACCCAGCCCCGCCGCATCGCCGCCCGCACGATCGCCGAGCGCGTCGCAGAGGAGCTGGGATCCGAGCTCGGCGGTCTCGTCGGCTACCAGGTGCGCTTCACCGACCGTGTCTCAGAAGAGACGCGGATCAGGCTCATGACGGACGGGATCCTGCTGAATGCGATCCATCGGGATCGGGACCTCTCCGCCTACGACACCATCATCATCGACGAGGCGCACGAGCGCAGCCTCAACATCGACTTCCTCCTCGGCTATCTCAGAACGCTGCTGCCGCGCCGCCCCGACCTCAAGGTGATCATCACGTCAGCGACGATCGACCCCGAGTCGTTCGCCCGCCACTTCGCCGACCCGACGACCGGTGAACCGGCACCTGTCATCGAGGTCTCCGGGCGCACCTACCCGGTGGAGATCCGGTACCGGCCGCTCACCCGCGAGCGCGAGGTGCAGCGGAAGAACGGCACCGCCGAGACGATCACGGAGGAGCGCGACCTGTTCGAGGGCATCGGCGACGCCGTCGCCGAACTGACGCGTGAGGAGCCGGGCGACATCCTCGTCTTCCTCTCGGGCGAGGCGGAGATCCGCGACGCCGCCGACGCGCTCGGCGGGCGCCTCCGCGGCACCCGCACCGAGATCCTCCCCCTCTACGGTCGCCTCTCGGCAGCCGAGCAGCACCGGGTCTTCGAGCCGGGGAAGCCCGGTCATCGCAGGGTCGTACTCGCCACGAACGTCGCGGAGACATCGCTGACGGTGCCGGGGATCCGGTACGTCGTCGACGCCGGCACCGCACGCATTTCCCGCTACAGCTCGCGATCCAAAGTGCAGCGCCTCCCGATCGAGGCGATCTCCCAGGCGAGCGCGAATCAGCGCTCCGGCCGGTCGGGTCGCACGAGTCCGGGCATCGCGATCCGGCTCTACGGAGAAGACGACTACCTGACCAGGCCGGAGTTCACCGACCCCGAGATCACCCGCACCGGCCTCGCCTCGGTGATCCTGCAGATGCTCTCCCTCGATCTCGGAGAGGTCGCGGACTTCCCGTTCCTCACCCCACCCGACCCGCGCGGCGTCGCCGACGGCCTCGGCCTCCTCACCGAGCTCGGCGCAGTTGCACCGGCCGGCACGGGCGACGGCGGTCGCGATGGCGGTCGCGGGAAGGCTCGGCGCCGCGGATCCGGCACGAAACCCGCGCGCCACCGCATCACGAAGATCGGGCGCGAGCTCTCGCGTCTCCCCATCGAGCCGAGGTTCGCGCGCATGGTCGTCGAGGCGCGCCGGCACGGCGTCGTCCCCGAAGTCCTCGCGATCGTCGCGGGTCTGACAGTGCAGGACGTGCGCGAGCGCCCCGCCGAGGTGCGGGGCCGCGCCGATGAACTGCACGCCCGCTTCGCCGACCCCCAAGGCGACCTGATGACGCTGCTGAACCTGTGGAACTACCTCCAGGAGCAGCAGCGCGAACGCTCATCGAGCAGCTTCCGGCGCATGTGCAAGGCTGAGTACCTGAACTTCCTGCGCGTGCGCGAGTGGATGGATCTCGTCAGGCAGATCGAGCGGATCGCACGGGGGCCGCGCGGGGCACGGGTCGAGGGCGGGGCCGGAACCGAAGGCGGGGAAGGGTCCGGCGGGATCGGCGACGCCGTGCACCGCTCAGTGCTCGCCGGCCTCCTCTCCCAGCTCGGGGTGCGCGACGACCGGCAGGATCGCGGCGCCCCGCGCGCCTCAGGTGGACGCGGCGCCCCGAAGCGCCGCCCCGCGCAGGAGTATCTGGGGTCGCGCGGCACGCGTTTTGTGCTCTACCCGGGCTCGGTGCTGGCGAAGAAGCCGCCGGAGGTGGTGATGAGCGTCGAGCTCGTCGAGACGAGCCGGCTCTTCGCCCGCAGCAACGCCGTCGTGAACCCGGAGTGGGCCGAGGAGCTCGCCGGTCCGCTCGCGAAGCGCCAGATCAGCGAACCTCGGTGGGAGAAGTCGCAGGGGGCCGCCGTCGCGTACGAACGGGTCACGCTGTACGGGGTCCCGATCGTTTCGCAGCGCCGGGTGCAGCTGTCCCGTTTCGATGAGGCGCACGCGCGCGAACTGTTCATCCGTCACGCGCTCGTCGACGGGGACTGGGATTCGCAGCAGGCGTTCGATCGCGCGAACCGACAGCTGCGGAGGGAGCTCGAGCAGTTGGAGGAGCGCACGAGACGGCGCGACCTCGTCACCGACGACGACGCGATCTATGCGTTCTATGACGCGCGGATCCCCGCGCATGTCACGAGCACGCGCTCGTTCGAGGGCTGGTGGAAGGAGGCGCAGCGGAAGACCCCGAACCTCCTGAAGCTGCGCCGGGAGGACCTGCTCGAGGACGCCGAGGCGGAGGTCGACGAACGCGAGTTCCCGCGCGAGTGGCGCTCGGGCGATCAGAAGCTGCGTCTGAAGTACCGCTTCGATCCGACCGCCGACGACGACGGTGTGACGGTCACCGTCCCGCTGCCACTGCTCCCCCGCCTCGACGGGGCCGAGTTCGAACAGCTCGTTCCCGGACTGCGCCAGGAGCTCGTCACGGCGCTGCTCAAGACACTGCCGAAGGCGATCCGGAAGCACGTGGTCCCCGCTGCGGACTGGGCGCGGACACTGCTCGAAGCGGTCGGACCGCGCTTGGATGCCGCTGGTCCGGGAGGCGGTGCGGGTCAGGATCCGGCCACGGGTCTCACCGCGCTCCTCGCGGCCGAGATCCAGCGCCGCACGAGCGTCCGCGTGTCGCCTGACGACTTCGATCCACAGCGACTCCCTGCCCACCTGACGCCGACCTTCCGCGTGATCGACGGGAGGGGTCGTACCGTTGGCACCGGCAAGGACCTCCGCGAGCTGCAGCGCGCGCACCAGTCGCAGGCCACGGCCGGCGTGGCTCGGGTCGCTGCCGCTGCCATGCCGAAGAGCGATCTTGAGCAGACGGGCGCGACCTCGTGGGTGTTCGGCGATATTCCGCAGCACGTGGACTCCACCTACGCGAAGGGCAAACGCGGAACCGGGAGCGGCGTGGTGCGCGCGTATCCGGCGCTCGTCGACCGGCGCAAGCACGTCGATCTCGCCCTTGTCGCCGATGCGGAGGAGCAGGCGCGGCTCAGCAGGCGCGGGCTTCGGCGCCTGGTCGCGCTGAGTTCACCCTCTCCGGCCAGCTACGTGCGCGACCACCTCTCGAACCAGGAGAAGCTGTTGCTCGGCGCCGGCCCCTACCGCAGCCTCGACGAGACGATCGCCGACGTCTCGCTGGCGGTGGCGGATGCCGTGATCCGCAGGCACGCGCCCGACGGACTCGTGTGGTCCGAACGCGCCTTCCAGGCGCTCGCCGACGATTACGCGAGATCGTTGATCGACGAGATCTACCGCGCCATCGCTCTGACCGCGCGCGTGCTCGACGGTGCCCGTCTCGCGAGAAAAGCCGTCGAGGGCGCGAAGTCGCTCCAGGTGCTCGGGCAGGTCGCTGGTGCCGCGCAGCAGATCGACGGACTCGTGTACCCCGGGTTCGTGTCGCGGACCGGCCTCGCTCAGCTGGAACGCCTGCCCGTCTACCTGGAGGCCGTGCGGCTGCGCATGGAGGCGCTGACCGGTGACGCGGGCAGGGACCGCGTCAGGCAGAACGACGTCGATCGCGCGCTCGCGGCGTTCGCCGATGCCGGCGGAAAGATCCCCCTGCCGCCCGACGCTCCGGAACGGCTCACGCGGGCGCGCTGGTTGATCGAGGAGCTGCGCGTGAGCCTCTTCGCGCAGCAGTTGCGCACCGCCGAACCGGTCTCGCTCGCGCGCGTCCAGCGCGCGCTCGCGTGA
- a CDS encoding aldo/keto reductase codes for MTAIPAPRIQLNDGQSIPQLGLGVFKVEAGEAERVTSDALEVGYRHIDTASFYGNEAEVGRAIAASGIPRDEITVTTKLWNTDQTRAHEAFDESLERLGLDSVDLYLIHWPQPMYGEALGAWRSLIEIVGSGRASSIGVSNFEIEHLQQLLEETGVVPAVNQIELHPMHQRRELVQFCRDHDIAVEAWGPLSQGKSDLLERDAIVETAAAHGKTPAQVVIRWHVQHGTIVFPKTSKRERMIENADVFDFALTDAEMAAIDAYETGRGFGADPRTFDLR; via the coding sequence ATGACAGCGATACCAGCACCCCGCATCCAGCTGAACGACGGCCAGAGCATCCCCCAGCTGGGCCTGGGCGTCTTCAAGGTCGAGGCCGGCGAGGCCGAGCGGGTCACGAGCGACGCGCTCGAGGTCGGATACCGGCACATCGACACCGCCTCCTTCTACGGGAACGAGGCAGAGGTCGGCCGGGCGATCGCCGCGTCGGGGATCCCGCGCGACGAGATCACCGTGACGACGAAGCTCTGGAACACCGATCAGACGCGAGCGCACGAGGCCTTCGACGAGAGTCTCGAGCGCCTAGGGCTCGACTCGGTGGATCTCTACCTCATCCACTGGCCGCAGCCGATGTACGGCGAAGCTCTCGGCGCGTGGCGATCGCTCATCGAGATCGTCGGTTCCGGTCGGGCGAGCTCGATCGGGGTCTCGAACTTCGAGATCGAGCACCTGCAGCAGCTGCTGGAGGAGACGGGGGTCGTTCCAGCGGTCAACCAGATCGAGCTGCACCCGATGCACCAGCGGCGCGAGCTCGTGCAGTTCTGCCGTGACCACGACATCGCAGTGGAGGCGTGGGGCCCGCTCTCGCAGGGCAAGTCGGACCTGCTCGAGCGCGACGCCATCGTCGAGACCGCCGCCGCGCACGGAAAGACGCCGGCCCAGGTGGTCATCCGCTGGCACGTGCAGCACGGGACCATCGTCTTCCCGAAGACGTCGAAGCGCGAGCGCATGATCGAGAACGCCGACGTTTTCGATTTCGCGCTGACCGACGCCGAGATGGCGGCCATCGACGCCTACGAGACGGGTCGCGGCTTCGGCGCGGACCCGCGCACGTTCGACCTGCGCTGA